The sequence CGTGGGCGCGGAGAGCAGCAGGTGACGCTGCGGGTGCAGCCCGGGTACGGGGGACCATCCCCGCGGGCGCGGGGAGCAGGGGCCATCAGGCGACGGCCGGGCGAGGCGGGCGAGGTGCGCCTCGCGCAGCTCCTCCCAGGGGGTGCACTGCTCGGGGTCGGGCAGGCCGTTGGTGGCGATGACCGTTGGCGGATCTGTCGTTTCGCACTGGCAGGTCTCGTTAGCGCTGATCCACGTCGTGTGCAGCCCGGCCCGCGCGGGAGCGATCCGGCGATGGCGTGATCCCTATGACGGCTGAAGACGAGGCGCTGGTCGGCGGCATGGCGAACGCGGGGGCAGTCTTCCGCCGAGGGGAGTTGGTGGAGCGGCCGGCACCGCGCAACGCGCGCGCCCTCCATGCCTATCTCCTTGAGCTGAAGGAGCACGGCTTCGACGCGGCGCCGACCCCTGTCGGTCTCACCGCGGATGGCCATGAGCAGCTGGCTTTCATCCCTGGCGACGTGGCTCTGCCGCCGTTCCCTGACCGGGCGATGACACGTTCTGCCCTCGACTCGGTGGAGAGGCTGCTGCGGCGTCTGCATGAGACCAGCGCGGCCGTCGCGGTCGACACCCGCGCCGAGTGGCCCCGGACCTCGCCGACCCGGAGGGGGAACGATGGTGTGCCACAACGACGTGTGCCCGGACAACGTCGTCTTCCGCGACGGTCGCGCCGCGGCCCTGATCGATTTCGACTTGGCGGCCCCGGGCCGTGCTCTGTGGGACATCGCCATGACCGCCCGCTATTGGGTGCCCATGCTTGATGGCGAGTTCCCGGCCGCTCTCTATCCTCCCGGGCTGGATGCGGCCGCACGGCTGCGGATTCTTGCCGACAGCTCCGGCCTCTCGGCTAGGGACCACGCCGAGTTGCCCGGCGTCATCGAGCAGGCCACGGAGGTCTGCCGGGCCTTCACCGCCCGTCGCGTGGCCGGCGGAGACCCCGGCTATCTCCAGGCGTCGGCCGAGCGCGGTGGGTGGGAACGCCGGGACCGCATGTCGACCTGGCTGGTGAACCACCGTCAGACGTTCACAGCTGCCCTGCTGAACTGACCGGCCTGGACGTTCGAGGACAGAACCACAAAAGCAGGCTGTCCGTGCCTCGGAGGGACGGATTCGCACCCTTGCTGACCATGGTTGTCCGCTCCGAAGGGCACGCTATGGGCACGGCGTCGCGAGATGGCGGGGTGTCGTGTCCACGATGCCTTCTCTTCGCCCGGGAGCCGTCGATACGTAGCCCGACTGTGGCTACTCGTTGTGACTGCACACGAATGCCGATCCCTTGCGCCTGGTTCGGAAATGTGCCGCGTGGCGTGGGCTTCTCCATGTGGTGAGAGGCTCAGGTCCGCCCACTGCGCGTACTGTCGCGGGCCGTGCCCTGCCGGTCGCGGTACCCCCGGACGGAGTACGTGCGGTCGTGCGGACGTACAGGCGAGGCGAGGGTGGTTACGGCGGCGACCGCCCATGTCGCCGCGGCCCTCCCACCTAGCCTGCGAGGGAATCGACATGACGCAGAGCACCGATGCCAAGCCCGCGGAGCGCCAGGTCGCGGAGGCCAACACGGCTGTGCGGGAGCGGTTCGCCTTCGACGACGAGCGGGATCTCGAGGACGCGCGGCGCGGTTTCATGGGCACAGCGGCGGAGAGCGTGATCCAGGGCCGGGACGAGCGCGCGGTGTGGGACCTGTGCGCGTACGGGTTCCTCGACCAGGACTGCCCCGAGACGGCCAATCCCAGCCTGTGGCGGCAGAGCAGGCTGTGTTCCGACCACGGGCTGTTCGAGGTGACCGAGGGCATCTACCAGGTGCGCGGTTTCGACCTGTCGAACATGACGATCGTGGAGGGGGAGCGAGGGATCCTGGTCATCGATCCACTGCTGTGCGCCGAGACCGCGGCGGCGGGGCTGGCCCTCTACCGTTCCCACCGGGGTGAGCGCCCGGTGAGCGCCGTGCTGTACACCCATAGCCACGCCGACCACTTCGGTGGCGTCCGGGGCGTCGTCACGGAGGAGGATGTCGCCGGCGGTGTGCCGGTGTTCGCCCCGCACGGTTTCCTGGAGCACGCGGTCAGCGAGAACGTCTACGCCGGTACGGCGATGGGCCGGCGCGCCGCCTACATGTACGGTGCCGCACTGCCGAAGGGCGGGCGGGGGCAGATCGGCGCGGGCCTCGGGCAGACCACGTCCACCGGCGCGGTCGGCCTGATCCCGCCGACGGCGGACATCACCCGCACCGGGCAGACGGAGACCGTCGACGGGATCCGGATGGTCTTCCAGCTCACCCCGGGCACAGAGGCGCCCGCGGAGCTGAACATCCACTTCCCGGACCACGCGGCGCTGTGCATGGCGGAGAACGCCACCCACAACCTGCACAACCTGCTGACCCTGCGGGGTGCGGAGGTCCGCGACCCGCGCGTGTGGGCCCGCTACCTCACCGAGGCCATCACCCTGTTCGCGGGATCCAGCGACGTGGCGTTCGCCTCCCACCACTGGCCGACCTGGGGCCGCGACCGGGTGCTGACGTTCCTGAGCGAGCAGCGCGACCTGTACGCCTACCTCCACGACCAGACCGTACGCATGCTCAACCAGGGCCTGACCGGTCTGGAGATCGCCGAGGAGATGACACTGCCTCCCGCTCTGGAACGGGCCTGGCACACCCACGGCTACTACGGCTCGGTCAGCCACAACACCAAGGCCATCTACCAGCGGTACATGGGCTGGTTCGACGGCAACCCGGCGCATCTGTGGGAGTACCCGCCGGCGAAGTCCGCGCAACGGTACGTGGAGTTCATGGGCGGCGCCGACGAAGTCCTGCGCCGGGCCCAGCAGTCGTTCGCCGCCGGTGACTTCCGCTGGGTGGCCCAGGTCGTCAACCACGTCGTCTTCGCCGACCCGGACAACGCCGAAGCCCGCGCGCTCCAGGCCGACGCGCTGGAACAACTCGGGTACGGCAGCGAGAACGGCACCTGGCGGAACTTCTACCTCATGGGCGCGCTGGAGCTGCGTCACGGCTCGGTCGGCACCCCCACGGTCACCGCCTCGCCCGACGTGTTGGCGGCCCTGTCCCTGGAGCAGCTCTTCGACGCCCTCGCCATCCGGGTGGACGGCCCGCGCAGCTGGGACGCGGACATCACCGTGCGCTGGAACCCGGCTGGCGGCGAGCCGGTCACCCAGCGGCTGCGCAACGGCGTCCTCACCCAGGTCAGGGCCGCGAGCCCGGACGGGGCCGAACCGGACACCGAGATCACCCTCACAGAGAGCGACCTGCGGGCCGTCCTGCTCGGCACCCTCACCCCGGACGAGCTGGCGGCCCGGGACACCGTCACGGTCACCGGAGACATCGGCCGGCTGACCGACCTGTTCGCCCACCTCGCCGCTCCCGACCCGGACTTCGCCATCGTCACGCCGTGAGCCGCAGACAGGCCGCCGAGGTGAAGAGCCGGGCGATCGAGGTGAAGAGCCGGGTGATCACGCGACGACTGCTGCCGGCTCCGGGGAAGCCGAAGCCCGCGGACGTGGGTGCGGGACTGGTGACGGGGCTGTTCTCGATCCCCCGCACGTCTCAACCCGCCCTCTGCGCACTGGCCGCCGCCACCCTCCCCCTGACCCTGCACACTTCCCCACCCCCTGGACGACGAGCCCACCCCCCGCCCCCGGTGCCACAGCGAGCCCCACGTCGGACGAGAACGCGTCGCCGCCCCCCCCACGCGCACCGCACCGGCACCCCAGTCCGGTGTGCCGTCTCCCGGCACCACCCCACACCACTCCACCAGCCCCACGCCCACGACCTCCGGCCCCGCGGCAATCCCTACACCCACCGCCCGGGTGCTCCGGGGCACCCCGCGAGCAACCACGACACCCCCGCCCAGGCGCTCCGCCGCACCGCTCGACCGGCCACCGGCGCGGTCGGCGCGCACCCCCTGGACGCTGCATGCCGACCGGCTCGTCCTGCGCGCCGTCATCTTCCACGGCACGGTCACCGTGCCCACCGCGGCCGGAGCCCGGCGGGCACTGAAGTTCACCGTCCGGTCGCTGGAGGCCCTCGGTCTCGGCCTCACGGCGGGGAACGGAGACGCGGCGATCCGGCTGCGAACCGGGCCCACGACCACATCGACGCTCAAGGGGGACGGCGGCAAGGGCGTGGTGACCCTCTACATCAGCGCGTTGTCCGGCACGGTCACGGCCCTCGGCGGCACGCCGCTCCCGGGGAACCGGCCCGTCACCATCACTCCGGACGCCGTTCCCGCCTGGCTGGCCCCCGCCGGCCCCGCACGCACGATCGCCTTCACCGACACCACCGTCTCCCCCCTCGCGCAGTACGGCGGCAACCTGTCCCTCACAGGGCTGCGCCTGGATTCGTAGATCCCCCCCAACGGCTCCCTGCCGGCACGAGCACTCCTCACCCGAACGGCCCAGCCTTCGTGGCCGGAAGCCGCTGGGGAGCGGAAGGTCGAAGCATGTGAGGCGGGCCGCCTGATCGTCGCCCGCCACGGGAGAACGGAGCGCGACCATGTCCGCACAACCTCACCCGGGAGCGCCGTCCGGCGGTTACGGCCCGCCCCCCACCGGACACAGCGCCTTGGCCACCGGCGGCGCCACCTTCGCCGGCGTCCTGCTGCTCGTCAACGGCATTCTGGCGATCTTCCAGGGCATCTCCGCGATCGCCAAGGACGACGTCTACGCCCGCATCGGCGACTATGTCTACAAGATCAACCTCACCGGCTGGGGCTGGATCCTGCTGATCCTCGGCGTCATCGCCGCCATCACGGGCTGGGGCATCCTCTCCCGCGCCTCCTGGGCCCGCCCCGTCGGCATCGCGCTGGCGTCGCTGAGCCTGATCGCGCAGTTCCTGTTCCTGCCGTACCAGCCGCTGTGGTCGATCATCGTCATGGCCATCGACGTCTTCGTGATCTGGGCCCTCGCCTCCTACCAGCTGGAGCCCACCCGGCGATGACACGCCGACGGCGATGTCTCCAACCGGATCACCGGGGCACAGTGCCGTGACGGGCGTCGAGTCGCGGCGTGGAGCCCACCCAACGGGGTTGTAGTGGATCCTGGCGTGCTCGCAGTTCGCGCTGTAGCGGACGCATCCGGATGAGGGGGTGTGGCGGCGGTCCCAGTCGTGCTGTGCGGCCGGACACGCCTTGGGCGTGAACCTCGCCTTCGCCATCCCGCTGTTCCTGCTGGAGGCCGCCTGGCTCGCGCTGGACTCGGTATACGGCTACGGGCTCGAAGTGAATGCCGGCGCGCATGAGTACCCGTACTCGACCGCGGGCGCCGCGCCCTGCGCGGATCAGGGCAATCACGTGTCGCCACGCTCAACGGACAGGACCAGGGGCCAGCAGCTGTCCCGTCGCGACTTCAGCGCAGCCGCCTTTCCTGCCGACTGGAGGACGCAGGGCCACTTCACCCTCGGATCGGACTAGATAACAAACGAACCCCAGGTCTCTGACCTGCGCCTTCTTTGGAGAGCGGGTGACGAGAGTCGAACTCGCACTCTCCTTGCGCTGCTGACCGCCACGGTGTCCTGGATCCTCGGCATCTATCCTGCTCCGGCCCGGCGGCGGGCGCCGGCACTGCGCATCTCGCAACTGCGCCGCTCCCATCGGGCGGCCGGGCTGACCGACTCGGACGCGAGCGTGGCGTTCCTCGGCCGGCTCGCCGCCGACATCGCCCGTACCTGCGTGGACTTCCTCCAGTACCCGGACTCCAACTACTTCTATGACGGCGCGGGTGACACCTCGTTCGCCCTCACCCTCGGTTACGCCGCCCACCTCGCCCAGGAAGCGACGCGTAGGGGGCACCCCGGCGCCCGGTGTGCCGCGGCCGTGCTCGCCACTTCCTTGGACGACCTCGCCACCGTGCTCGACGAGCGGTTCCTGCACATCGGCGGTACGCGGCAGCAGATTTTCGCCGCTTACGCCCGTGACCACGGCAGCCGCTGACCGGGCGGGCCGGTGGTGATGGGCATGACCCGGCCGGGGCCGTCCACGGGCGCGACTTGTCCCTCCGGTCTCCGGGTCACAGCTCCTTGGCCGGCCAGTCCAGCAGCCGGGCGCCGATGACCGCGGTCTGCAGCATGTAGCGGTGGGCCGGGTCGGCCGGGTTGGCGCCGGTGAGTTTGTGGATGCGTTCCAGGCGGTAGGTCATGGCCCGGACGCTGAGGGACAGGCGGCGGGCGGCCTCGGCGGCGACGCAGCCGGAGTCGAAGTAGGCGGTGAGCGTGTCGAGGAGCGGGTCGGCGCCGCCGCGTGCCGTGGTGAGCGAGCCGAGGGTGCCGAGTCCGCCCGCCCGGTGTGGCGGCCCTTTGACGGCGTGTGCCGACAGCCTCCGCGACGGCATGGGGGCAGGCTCTGGCGCCGAGGATCACGGTCGCGGTGGCCGTCGACCGGTCACCGGCGTCGCACGTGCCCCGGCCGCAGCCCGCGCCGGGCTCACCAGCCTTCCGCGGGCCAGCGCTCAGTGAGCGCCGTGAGCGAAAAGTTCCACAGGGCTCCCGCGTGCGCAAGACATCCGCCGAGGAGACCGCCGACCTCGTGGGGCGCCGTGGTGGGGGATCGGGCACGGGCCGTGACCGCTTGTGTGAGCGGGTGGAGCTGCCGCTCATCAGGACGTGCGGATGGATCCAGTCCGGTGGGTTCCGGTGAGCAG comes from Streptomyces sp. SCL15-4 and encodes:
- a CDS encoding phosphotransferase; the protein is MVCHNDVCPDNVVFRDGRAAALIDFDLAAPGRALWDIAMTARYWVPMLDGEFPAALYPPGLDAAARLRILADSSGLSARDHAELPGVIEQATEVCRAFTARRVAGGDPGYLQASAERGGWERRDRMSTWLVNHRQTFTAALLN
- a CDS encoding alkyl/aryl-sulfatase: MTQSTDAKPAERQVAEANTAVRERFAFDDERDLEDARRGFMGTAAESVIQGRDERAVWDLCAYGFLDQDCPETANPSLWRQSRLCSDHGLFEVTEGIYQVRGFDLSNMTIVEGERGILVIDPLLCAETAAAGLALYRSHRGERPVSAVLYTHSHADHFGGVRGVVTEEDVAGGVPVFAPHGFLEHAVSENVYAGTAMGRRAAYMYGAALPKGGRGQIGAGLGQTTSTGAVGLIPPTADITRTGQTETVDGIRMVFQLTPGTEAPAELNIHFPDHAALCMAENATHNLHNLLTLRGAEVRDPRVWARYLTEAITLFAGSSDVAFASHHWPTWGRDRVLTFLSEQRDLYAYLHDQTVRMLNQGLTGLEIAEEMTLPPALERAWHTHGYYGSVSHNTKAIYQRYMGWFDGNPAHLWEYPPAKSAQRYVEFMGGADEVLRRAQQSFAAGDFRWVAQVVNHVVFADPDNAEARALQADALEQLGYGSENGTWRNFYLMGALELRHGSVGTPTVTASPDVLAALSLEQLFDALAIRVDGPRSWDADITVRWNPAGGEPVTQRLRNGVLTQVRAASPDGAEPDTEITLTESDLRAVLLGTLTPDELAARDTVTVTGDIGRLTDLFAHLAAPDPDFAIVTP